The following are encoded in a window of Pseudomonas sp. JQ170C genomic DNA:
- the rimI gene encoding ribosomal protein S18-alanine N-acetyltransferase — protein MSDTISFRRMTEADLDAVLKIEYAAFSHPWTRGIFLDGLKSYEIWLMFEGEQQVGHGVINVIIDEAHLLNITIKPESQGRGLGLRLLEELMTRAYALNGRECFLEVRASNQSAYRLYERYGFNEIGRRRDYYPIAGGREDALVMACTLFE, from the coding sequence ATGAGTGACACGATCAGCTTCCGCCGGATGACCGAGGCGGATCTGGATGCCGTACTGAAGATCGAATACGCCGCCTTCAGCCACCCCTGGACCCGCGGGATTTTCCTCGACGGGCTCAAGTCCTATGAGATCTGGCTGATGTTCGAGGGCGAGCAGCAGGTCGGTCATGGCGTGATCAACGTGATCATCGACGAGGCCCACCTGCTCAACATCACCATCAAGCCCGAAAGCCAGGGCCGTGGCCTGGGCTTGCGCCTGCTCGAAGAGTTGATGACGCGCGCCTACGCGCTCAACGGCCGCGAGTGCTTCCTTGAAGTGCGTGCCAGCAACCAGTCGGCCTACCGCCTGTACGAACGCTACGGCTTCAACGAGATCGGCCGGCGTCGCGACTACTACCCGATTGCCGGTGGCCGTGAAGACGCGCTGGTCATGGCCTGCACCCTGTTCGAGTAA
- a CDS encoding serine kinase/phosphatase produces the protein MNDSRRPPHAPEPAPIDTLEDRMGSMESLDFDDDTPSEKIGDLIPDQEREQLMPAERVREAGMTGASSDDHEPTDDDLSPETLIHEDGARSATEDGADNPADWDLSLVDEDDIGGGTGLDEAELARRDPLDGKPER, from the coding sequence ATGAACGATTCAAGACGCCCGCCCCACGCCCCGGAACCCGCCCCCATCGACACCCTCGAAGACCGCATGGGCTCAATGGAAAGCCTGGATTTTGACGATGATACGCCCAGCGAAAAGATCGGTGACCTGATTCCCGATCAGGAGCGCGAGCAACTGATGCCCGCCGAGCGCGTACGCGAAGCCGGCATGACCGGCGCCTCAAGCGACGACCACGAGCCCACCGACGATGACCTGAGCCCGGAAACCCTGATTCATGAAGACGGTGCCCGCTCGGCCACTGAAGACGGCGCAGACAACCCCGCCGACTGGGACCTGAGCCTGGTCGATGAAGACGATATCGGTGGCGGCACCGGCCTGGATGAAGCTGAGCTTGCCCGGCGCGATCCGCTGGACGGCAAGCCCGAGCGCTGA
- the can gene encoding carbonate dehydratase gives MHDLQELIDNNARWADAIKQEDPDFFAKLARQQTPEFLWIGCSDARVPANEIVGMLPGDLFVHRNVANVVLHTDLNCLSVIQYAVDVLKVKHILVTGHYGCGGVRASMQDRQLGLIDGWLRSIRDLYYENRVELGKLATEEERVDRLCELNVIQQVANVGHTTIVQNAWHRGQSLSIHGCIYGIKDGRWKSLNATISGLDQLPPQYRLCPQD, from the coding sequence ATGCACGACCTACAAGAACTGATTGATAACAACGCGCGTTGGGCTGATGCAATCAAGCAGGAAGACCCGGATTTCTTCGCCAAGCTTGCCCGCCAACAAACCCCCGAATTCCTCTGGATCGGCTGCTCCGATGCCCGTGTACCGGCCAACGAGATCGTCGGCATGCTGCCGGGCGACCTGTTCGTCCACCGCAACGTGGCCAACGTGGTGCTGCACACCGACCTCAACTGCCTCTCGGTGATCCAGTACGCCGTGGACGTGCTCAAGGTGAAGCACATCCTGGTGACCGGCCATTACGGTTGCGGCGGTGTGCGGGCCTCGATGCAGGACCGTCAGTTGGGCCTGATCGACGGCTGGCTGCGCTCGATCCGCGACCTGTATTACGAAAACCGGGTGGAGCTGGGCAAATTGGCCACCGAAGAGGAACGTGTTGACCGCTTGTGCGAGCTCAATGTGATTCAGCAAGTGGCGAACGTCGGTCACACTACCATCGTCCAGAACGCCTGGCACCGTGGCCAGAGCCTGTCGATCCATGGCTGCATCTATGGCATCAAGGATGGACGCTGGAAGAGCCTGAACGCCACCATCAGCGGCCTGGACCAGCTACCGCCGCAATACCGCCTGTGCCCGCAAGACTGA
- a CDS encoding helix-turn-helix domain-containing protein → MPWNQESPMNQRIRLISDWLCGDYTKSQLARRFNVSRPTVDKWIARYTAAGASGLVDASRKPHSSPHQVDDEILMRLIAMKEAHSSWGPKKLIQLLHLEDPSVAWPAPSTAGQWLDRCGLVNKRRPKRRYGKSATQMREANEPNQTWCADYKGQFKMLNGQWCFPLTVTDHASRMILASRAHAKVMTQPVRQTFERLFEEHGMPDVIRSDNGIPFASPGLARMSTLAAWWIRLGIYPERTGLGRPDQNGRHERMHRSLKAELPLGQNFLEQQLLLEHFRHEFNHVRPHEALEMKRPGELYVPSNRPYPGCLPDVEYPSEMVVRSVRQNGSIKWKGKLLFVSEALAGERIGLKEVEDDTWELYLCDYPLGRLGRGENRVQA, encoded by the coding sequence ATGCCCTGGAACCAAGAGTCCCCCATGAATCAACGCATCAGATTGATCAGCGACTGGCTTTGCGGTGACTACACCAAGAGCCAGCTCGCACGACGTTTCAACGTCAGCCGTCCCACCGTGGACAAATGGATCGCCCGCTACACCGCTGCTGGTGCCAGCGGGCTGGTCGATGCCTCGCGCAAGCCGCACAGCAGCCCTCATCAGGTCGATGATGAAATCCTGATGCGCCTGATCGCCATGAAAGAGGCGCACAGCAGTTGGGGGCCGAAAAAACTCATCCAGCTTCTGCACCTTGAAGACCCATCCGTCGCCTGGCCCGCGCCAAGCACGGCCGGGCAATGGCTTGATCGCTGTGGGCTGGTGAATAAGCGCCGCCCCAAACGACGCTACGGCAAGAGCGCCACGCAGATGCGTGAGGCCAACGAGCCCAATCAGACCTGGTGCGCGGACTACAAAGGCCAGTTCAAAATGCTGAATGGCCAGTGGTGTTTTCCTTTGACGGTCACCGACCATGCCTCTCGGATGATTCTGGCCAGCCGCGCGCACGCCAAGGTCATGACCCAGCCGGTGCGTCAGACGTTTGAGCGGTTGTTCGAGGAACACGGCATGCCCGATGTCATCCGCAGCGATAATGGCATCCCGTTCGCCTCCCCAGGCTTGGCGCGGATGTCGACCTTGGCGGCGTGGTGGATCCGGCTAGGCATCTATCCCGAGCGAACCGGGCTGGGACGTCCGGACCAGAATGGTCGACACGAACGCATGCATCGCAGCTTGAAGGCCGAGCTTCCACTGGGGCAAAACTTCCTGGAACAGCAGCTTCTGCTGGAGCACTTTCGCCACGAGTTCAACCATGTGCGCCCTCACGAAGCGCTTGAAATGAAGCGCCCGGGCGAACTGTATGTGCCATCCAATCGCCCTTATCCGGGCTGTTTGCCCGATGTGGAATACCCGTCAGAAATGGTGGTACGAAGCGTCAGACAGAACGGCTCGATCAAATGGAAAGGCAAGCTGCTCTTCGTCAGCGAAGCCCTGGCCGGCGAGCGGATAGGGCTTAAGGAGGTGGAGGATGACACCTGGGAGTTGTACCTGTGTGACTATCCCTTAGGGAGGCTGGGACGCGGTGAGAACCGCGTCCAGGCCTAA
- a CDS encoding D-Ala-D-Ala carboxypeptidase family metallohydrolase has product MKLWSKAGLGTGVLLAGLCSAHADPRDLYMFAQWAGDHETRAFREMLVDARLYGVVPIYQLLRSASDWRLCHAEPFAVTPASQWPAVRSTVQLLKTLGDQGILRQFEVVSAYRDPQLNRCAGGAVASAHTRAFAVDVLLPRWTDPTPLCTFWQTHGKAWNMGLGRYPSGRIHIDTAGFRTWGGDFSANSSFCALPVAGKPQSK; this is encoded by the coding sequence ATGAAGCTCTGGAGCAAGGCCGGACTCGGCACAGGCGTTCTACTGGCCGGGCTGTGCAGCGCCCATGCCGACCCACGCGATCTGTACATGTTCGCGCAATGGGCCGGTGACCATGAAACCCGCGCTTTTCGCGAAATGCTGGTGGATGCGCGCCTGTACGGCGTTGTGCCGATCTACCAATTGCTGCGCTCGGCCAGCGACTGGCGCCTGTGTCACGCCGAGCCCTTCGCCGTGACCCCCGCCAGCCAGTGGCCAGCGGTGCGCTCTACGGTGCAGCTGCTCAAGACGTTGGGCGATCAGGGTATCTTGCGGCAGTTTGAAGTGGTCTCGGCCTATCGCGACCCGCAGCTCAATCGCTGTGCCGGCGGTGCGGTGGCCAGCGCCCATACCCGGGCCTTTGCCGTGGATGTACTGCTGCCGCGCTGGACCGACCCCACGCCGCTGTGCACGTTCTGGCAAACCCACGGCAAGGCCTGGAACATGGGCCTGGGCCGCTATCCGTCGGGCCGCATTCACATCGACACTGCGGGGTTTCGCACCTGGGGCGGGGACTTCAGTGCCAACTCGTCGTTCTGCGCCTTGCCAGTGGCGGGCAAGCCTCAGAGCAAGTGA
- a CDS encoding LysR substrate-binding domain-containing protein, with the protein MKLPALSAFRYFDVAAQTQSFVRTAELLNVTHGAVSRQVRLLEESLGVQLFERRNRAIFLTAAGRTLHGTTQSIFEQLEGTVYRLQQQARENVLVLSCEPTIAMKWLIPRLPAFHAAHPDIHLHLVAAGGPIDFSRSGVDLALRRDDFRWDANLHSLKICDEWVGPVCSAHLPLPDDSLDGQRLLHSASRPGAWNTWLRLSGESANGASRTDYEHFYLCIQAAVAGLGVAMASFLMVQDEIDSGQLRAPRSFVQDQSAYFLLCPQPILADDKCRRFAQWVSEEAQACLAHLL; encoded by the coding sequence ATGAAACTGCCAGCCCTCTCCGCCTTTCGCTACTTCGATGTCGCCGCCCAGACCCAGAGCTTCGTGCGCACCGCCGAACTGCTCAACGTCACCCATGGCGCGGTCAGCCGCCAGGTGCGCCTGCTGGAGGAGTCACTGGGTGTGCAGTTGTTCGAGCGGCGCAACCGGGCGATCTTCCTGACGGCCGCCGGACGCACCTTGCACGGCACCACGCAGTCGATTTTCGAGCAGTTGGAAGGAACGGTGTACCGCTTGCAGCAACAAGCCCGGGAAAACGTGCTGGTGCTGTCGTGCGAACCGACCATCGCCATGAAATGGCTGATTCCGCGGCTGCCGGCCTTTCATGCCGCACATCCCGACATTCACCTGCACCTGGTGGCGGCCGGCGGGCCCATCGACTTTTCGCGCAGCGGCGTCGACCTGGCCCTGCGCCGCGATGACTTTCGCTGGGATGCCAACCTGCACAGCCTGAAGATCTGCGACGAATGGGTGGGGCCGGTGTGCAGCGCGCACCTGCCGCTGCCCGATGACAGCCTCGACGGCCAGCGCCTGCTGCACAGCGCCTCACGCCCGGGGGCGTGGAACACCTGGCTGCGCCTGAGTGGCGAATCGGCCAACGGCGCCAGCCGCACCGACTACGAACACTTCTACCTGTGCATCCAGGCGGCCGTGGCGGGGCTCGGCGTGGCCATGGCGTCGTTCCTGATGGTCCAGGATGAAATCGACAGCGGCCAGCTGCGCGCGCCGCGCAGCTTTGTGCAGGATCAATCGGCCTACTTCCTGCTGTGCCCGCAACCGATCCTGGCCGACGACAAATGCCGGCGCTTTGCGCAGTGGGTCAGCGAAGAAGCGCAGGCCTGCCTGGCTCACTTGCTCTGA
- a CDS encoding LysE family translocator, which yields MNELIAVALFTILAVISPGADFAMVTRSSYAFGRRAGLSAALGIALGVQVHVLYTVFGIAVIISQSPALFMAMKVVGAGYLVYLGYKSLTNTTRISLDDSEASNRLGVLAAFRSGFLTNAMNPKTMLFVVSAYTQVVQPGSSLVSSLGYGLFMSVAHWVWFSLVAIFFSSHGLRRIMLERQILVDRVIGVALIGLGLAVVMASVR from the coding sequence GTGAATGAACTCATAGCCGTTGCCCTGTTCACCATCCTGGCGGTGATCAGCCCCGGCGCCGACTTCGCCATGGTCACCCGCAGCAGCTACGCCTTTGGCCGCCGCGCCGGGTTGTCGGCAGCGCTGGGCATTGCCCTGGGGGTGCAGGTCCATGTGCTGTACACCGTGTTCGGCATCGCCGTGATCATCAGTCAGTCGCCGGCGCTGTTCATGGCGATGAAGGTGGTGGGGGCGGGGTACCTGGTGTACCTGGGCTACAAGTCGCTGACCAACACCACGCGAATCTCGCTCGACGATAGCGAGGCATCAAACCGGCTGGGGGTGCTGGCGGCCTTTCGCTCGGGCTTTTTGACCAACGCAATGAACCCCAAGACCATGTTGTTCGTGGTCAGTGCCTACACGCAGGTGGTGCAGCCGGGCAGCTCGCTGGTCAGCAGCCTGGGCTACGGCCTGTTCATGTCGGTGGCGCACTGGGTGTGGTTCAGCCTGGTGGCGATCTTCTTCTCATCCCACGGCCTGCGCCGGATCATGCTCGAGCGTCAGATCCTGGTCGACCGGGTGATCGGCGTGGCGCTGATCGGCTTGGGCCTGGCGGTGGTGATGGCCAGCGTGCGCTGA
- a CDS encoding TonB-dependent siderophore receptor, producing the protein MQYPRDFGFARLPLASAILATTLLSALPLAALAAQPAAAQGQAQRLDFNIKAQPLADALDQFSAQSGLQVIYDASQLTGRTSPGVQGTLSPTEALQALTAGSNARLSQPNAGSFVIDLPVELGNALQLDALSISGKAPGSTTEGTGLYTTYSSSSSTRLNLTPQETPQSLTVMTRQRLDDQRLTNLSDALEATPGVIVVRDGLGAETDTYYSRGFVIQNYEIDGVPTISRMDNYTQSMAMYDRIEIVRGASGLISGMGNPSATINLIRKRPTADTQASVTGSAGTWDRYGTGFDVSGPLTETGNIRGRLVADYKTEGAWVDRYKLESQLLYGITEFDLSEDTLLTMGFSYQRTDVDSPLRTGLPTRFSTGERSDLKRSINMAPTWSYNDHEQTSFFTSIEQQLGNGWSGKVEYSHSENQFDEVFGFLMGDLQPDGSGLSQLPVRFSGTPRQDNLDVYVTGPFSLFNREHELIGGVTLSRYNENVPSWGGWRYDYNATPGAAVENIFDWNGKQPEPDWSISGKSSMEETQYAAYLTSRLQLTDDLNLILGSRVIDWRRDTEDRPYGGATTEVNRKETGVFIPYAGAVYDLDETWALYASYTKIFNPQASWVTDANNQPLDPMEGVGYEVGIKGNHFDGALNSSLALFKLEQDNLAIWMHDNVYEAKQDTTSKGLEMELNGELAQGWQASAGYTYTLTTDNQDERIATIVPRHSLKTFTSYRLPGMLDKVTVGGGVNWQSKVGQDLHSFDQGSYALVNLMARYEISKNLSATVNLNNAFDREYFSMASSYGNYGAPRNLMTTFKYDF; encoded by the coding sequence ATGCAGTACCCACGCGATTTCGGCTTCGCCCGCTTGCCACTGGCCAGCGCCATTCTTGCAACCACCTTGCTCTCGGCGCTGCCGCTGGCTGCCCTGGCGGCACAACCCGCCGCCGCGCAAGGCCAGGCCCAGCGCCTGGACTTCAACATCAAGGCCCAGCCCCTGGCCGATGCCCTGGACCAGTTCAGCGCCCAGAGCGGATTGCAGGTGATCTACGACGCCAGTCAGCTGACCGGTCGCACTTCGCCCGGTGTGCAGGGCACGCTGAGCCCGACCGAGGCGCTCCAGGCCCTGACCGCCGGTAGCAATGCCCGCCTCAGCCAGCCCAATGCCGGCAGCTTCGTGATCGACCTGCCCGTGGAACTGGGCAACGCCCTGCAACTGGATGCCTTGAGCATTTCCGGCAAGGCACCGGGCTCCACCACCGAAGGCACGGGGCTGTACACCACCTACTCCTCCAGCAGTTCGACGCGCCTTAACCTCACGCCCCAGGAAACCCCGCAGTCGCTGACGGTGATGACCCGCCAGCGCCTGGACGACCAGCGCCTGACCAACCTCAGCGACGCCCTGGAGGCAACGCCAGGCGTCATCGTGGTACGCGACGGCCTGGGCGCGGAAACCGACACCTACTACTCGCGCGGTTTCGTCATCCAGAACTACGAGATCGACGGTGTGCCGACCATCTCGCGCATGGACAACTACACCCAGAGCATGGCGATGTATGACCGCATCGAAATCGTGCGGGGCGCCAGCGGCCTGATCAGTGGCATGGGCAACCCCTCGGCGACCATCAACCTGATCCGCAAGCGCCCCACCGCCGACACCCAGGCCAGCGTCACCGGCTCGGCCGGCACCTGGGACCGCTACGGTACCGGCTTCGACGTGTCCGGGCCGCTGACCGAAACCGGCAACATCCGCGGCCGCCTGGTCGCCGACTACAAGACCGAAGGCGCCTGGGTTGACCGCTACAAGCTGGAAAGCCAGTTGCTCTACGGCATCACCGAATTCGACCTGAGCGAAGACACGCTGCTGACCATGGGCTTCAGCTACCAGCGCACCGACGTCGACTCGCCCCTGCGGACCGGCTTGCCCACCCGCTTCAGCACCGGTGAACGCTCGGACCTCAAGCGTTCGATCAACATGGCGCCGACCTGGTCGTACAACGACCACGAGCAGACCAGCTTCTTTACCTCCATTGAGCAGCAACTGGGTAACGGCTGGAGCGGCAAGGTCGAGTACAGCCACTCCGAGAACCAGTTCGACGAAGTGTTCGGCTTTCTCATGGGCGACCTGCAACCCGATGGCAGCGGCCTGAGCCAGCTGCCGGTGCGCTTTTCCGGCACCCCGCGCCAGGACAACCTCGATGTGTACGTGACGGGCCCGTTCAGCCTGTTCAATCGGGAACACGAGCTGATCGGCGGCGTGACCCTGTCCAGGTACAACGAAAACGTACCGAGCTGGGGCGGCTGGCGCTACGACTACAACGCCACACCCGGCGCGGCGGTCGAGAACATTTTCGACTGGAACGGCAAACAGCCCGAACCGGACTGGAGCATCAGCGGCAAATCTTCGATGGAAGAGACCCAGTACGCGGCCTACCTCACGTCACGCCTGCAACTGACCGATGACCTGAACCTGATCCTCGGCAGCCGGGTGATCGACTGGAGGCGCGACACCGAAGACCGTCCGTACGGCGGGGCTACCACCGAGGTCAATCGCAAGGAGACCGGCGTTTTCATCCCTTACGCCGGTGCGGTCTACGACCTCGACGAGACCTGGGCCCTGTACGCCAGCTACACCAAGATCTTCAACCCGCAAGCCTCGTGGGTAACCGATGCGAACAACCAGCCGCTCGACCCCATGGAAGGCGTGGGCTATGAAGTCGGCATCAAGGGCAATCACTTCGATGGCGCGCTGAACTCGAGCCTGGCGCTGTTCAAGCTCGAACAGGACAACCTGGCGATCTGGATGCATGACAACGTGTACGAAGCCAAACAGGACACCACCTCCAAGGGCCTGGAGATGGAGCTCAATGGCGAGCTGGCGCAAGGCTGGCAGGCGTCGGCGGGCTATACCTACACCCTGACCACCGACAATCAGGATGAACGCATTGCCACCATCGTGCCGCGCCACAGCCTCAAGACCTTCACCAGCTATCGCCTGCCGGGCATGCTCGACAAAGTGACAGTAGGGGGCGGGGTTAACTGGCAGAGCAAGGTGGGCCAGGACCTGCACAGCTTCGATCAAGGCAGCTATGCGCTGGTCAACCTCATGGCGCGTTATGAGATCAGCAAAAACCTCAGCGCCACCGTCAACCTGAACAACGCCTTCGACCGCGAGTACTTCTCCATGGCCTCGTCCTACGGCAACTACGGCGCGCCGCGTAACCTGATGACCACGTTCAAATACGACTTCTGA
- a CDS encoding FecR family protein encodes MNPSPETTSTIEPGDREQQALDWFTRVRAHDLSAAEQLAFAQWHQQRENARAFAELEQLWQQLELPARRVRRAEYRPAKRPWRRLAVAACIILVSGLLVLQLPTLQRLNSDYATSAGERRHLRLADDTLLVLDSASAVDVDLRGPVRKIRLVQGQLFLDVSHDGRPFVVEVDGAQVQVLGTRFSVSRAKDHDEVVLLKGKVEVSNNGQKRLLDPGQRVTFNSQRLDAVQAVDAERLTAWRDGQLRVREVPLRQVLEQLAGYQGARLVLLDEQVGRRLVSGSFNLDKADNALDALAQSQDLNIHNLAGQLILVR; translated from the coding sequence ATGAACCCATCGCCTGAAACTACGTCAACGATCGAACCGGGCGACCGGGAACAGCAAGCCCTGGACTGGTTTACCCGTGTGCGCGCCCACGACCTGAGCGCCGCCGAGCAACTGGCCTTCGCGCAATGGCACCAACAGCGGGAAAACGCCCGGGCCTTTGCCGAACTCGAGCAGCTCTGGCAACAGCTGGAACTGCCGGCGCGCCGGGTGCGCCGCGCTGAGTACCGCCCGGCCAAACGTCCTTGGCGGCGTTTGGCGGTGGCCGCGTGCATCATACTGGTCAGCGGCCTGCTGGTGCTGCAACTGCCCACTCTGCAGCGACTGAACAGCGACTACGCCACCTCGGCCGGCGAACGCCGTCACCTGCGCCTGGCCGACGACACGCTGCTGGTGCTCGACAGTGCCAGCGCCGTGGATGTCGACCTGCGGGGGCCGGTGCGCAAAATCCGCCTGGTTCAGGGGCAGCTGTTCCTTGATGTGAGCCATGACGGCCGACCCTTTGTCGTGGAGGTCGATGGCGCACAGGTGCAGGTGCTGGGGACACGTTTTTCCGTCAGCCGGGCCAAGGATCACGACGAGGTGGTGTTGCTCAAGGGCAAGGTCGAAGTCAGCAACAATGGCCAGAAGCGCCTGCTCGACCCCGGCCAGCGCGTCACCTTCAACAGCCAGCGCCTGGACGCGGTGCAGGCTGTCGATGCCGAACGCCTGACGGCCTGGCGCGATGGACAGTTGCGCGTTCGCGAGGTGCCACTGCGCCAGGTACTCGAACAACTGGCCGGTTATCAGGGCGCTCGGCTGGTACTGCTCGATGAACAGGTCGGACGACGGTTGGTCAGTGGCAGCTTCAACCTCGACAAGGCCGACAACGCACTCGACGCCCTGGCCCAGAGCCAGGACCTGAACATTCACAACCTGGCCGGGCAGTTGATTCTCGTGCGCTGA
- a CDS encoding RNA polymerase sigma factor, whose translation MPDNQDQRNLSLLYQRHRSELLAFLTRRVRCRETALDLLQDAFVRLMHSERGQVGNLRAFLYRIANNLSIDHARRTQVRGVNDEQALGLLLNETSPERSAVAGNTLDHLERLIDGLPSPTREVFLLARVEQLSYKDIAARLGLDPRAVERHLNKALSHCAAAALHAQHKDVSP comes from the coding sequence ATGCCCGACAACCAGGATCAACGCAATCTGTCGCTGCTCTACCAGCGTCATCGCAGCGAACTGCTGGCGTTCCTTACCCGGCGGGTACGTTGCCGGGAAACGGCCCTGGACCTGCTACAGGATGCCTTCGTCCGCCTGATGCACAGCGAGCGTGGCCAGGTGGGCAACCTGCGCGCCTTTCTCTACCGCATTGCCAACAACCTGAGCATCGACCATGCCCGTCGCACCCAGGTACGCGGCGTCAACGACGAACAGGCGCTGGGGCTGCTGCTCAATGAAACCTCACCGGAGCGCAGCGCCGTGGCCGGTAATACCCTCGACCACCTGGAACGCCTGATCGACGGCCTGCCCTCGCCCACCCGCGAGGTGTTCCTGCTGGCCCGGGTCGAACAGCTGAGCTACAAGGACATCGCCGCGCGCCTGGGGCTGGACCCGCGCGCCGTCGAGCGTCACCTGAACAAGGCCCTGAGCCATTGCGCCGCGGCTGCACTTCATGCCCAACACAAAGATGTCTCGCCATGA
- a CDS encoding MFS transporter yields MAVSSASSTSPASTATAQSSPLVMRIIAACALAHLINDLIQAVLPSIYPLLKANYGLTFTQVGLITLTFQITASLLQPWVGFYTDRKPMPNLLPLGTLCTLVGIVMLAYVGSFAMILLAAALVGIGSSTFHPETSRIARLASGGRFGLAQSTFQVGGNAGSAFGPLLASAIIIPFGQGNVVWFGLFAIFAVLVTYGLSRWYKEHLNLFKAKQGQRATHGLSRQRVIGALVVLGLLVFSKYFYMASFTSYFTFYLIEKFDLSVGSSQLHLFLFLGAVAAGTFFGGPIGDRIGRKAVIWFSILGVAPFTLLLPYVDLFWTSVLSVIIGFILASAFSAIVVYAQELVPGNVGMIAGIFFGLMFGFGGIGAAMLGYLADLKGIEYVYSLCSYLPLFGLLAILLPATGKR; encoded by the coding sequence ATGGCTGTGAGCAGTGCCTCGTCAACTTCACCCGCCAGCACCGCGACTGCCCAGAGCAGCCCGCTGGTCATGCGCATCATTGCCGCCTGCGCCCTGGCGCACTTGATCAACGACCTGATCCAGGCGGTGCTGCCTTCGATCTACCCATTGCTCAAGGCCAACTATGGGCTGACCTTCACCCAGGTGGGCCTGATTACCCTGACATTCCAGATCACCGCTTCGCTGCTGCAGCCGTGGGTCGGCTTTTACACCGACCGAAAGCCGATGCCGAACCTGCTGCCGCTGGGCACCCTGTGCACCCTGGTGGGGATCGTCATGCTGGCCTATGTCGGCAGCTTTGCGATGATCCTGCTGGCGGCGGCGCTGGTGGGCATTGGCTCCTCGACTTTTCACCCCGAGACTTCACGCATTGCGCGCCTGGCCTCGGGTGGGCGTTTCGGGCTGGCGCAATCGACCTTCCAGGTGGGCGGCAACGCCGGCTCGGCCTTCGGCCCGTTGCTGGCGTCGGCGATCATCATTCCCTTCGGCCAGGGCAACGTGGTGTGGTTCGGCCTGTTCGCGATCTTCGCCGTGCTGGTCACCTACGGCCTGAGCCGCTGGTACAAGGAGCACCTGAACCTGTTCAAGGCCAAGCAAGGCCAGCGCGCCACCCATGGCCTTTCGCGCCAGCGGGTGATCGGGGCGCTGGTGGTGCTGGGCCTTCTGGTGTTCTCCAAGTACTTCTACATGGCCAGCTTCACCAGCTACTTCACGTTCTACCTGATCGAGAAGTTCGACTTGTCGGTGGGCAGCTCGCAGTTGCATCTGTTCCTGTTCCTGGGCGCCGTGGCGGCCGGTACCTTCTTTGGCGGGCCGATTGGCGACCGTATCGGCCGCAAGGCGGTGATCTGGTTCTCGATCCTGGGCGTTGCGCCGTTCACCTTGTTGTTGCCCTACGTGGACCTGTTCTGGACCAGCGTGCTGAGCGTGATCATCGGCTTTATCCTGGCCTCGGCGTTCTCGGCCATCGTCGTGTATGCCCAGGAGCTGGTGCCGGGCAACGTCGGCATGATCGCCGGGATTTTCTTCGGCTTGATGTTCGGTTTTGGCGGCATCGGCGCCGCGATGCTGGGTTACCTGGCCGACCTCAAGGGCATCGAGTACGTCTACAGCCTGTGTTCCTACCTGCCATTGTTCGGCCTGCTGGCGATCCTGCTGCCCGCTACCGGCAAGCGTTGA